In a genomic window of Gouania willdenowi chromosome 11, fGouWil2.1, whole genome shotgun sequence:
- the LOC114472494 gene encoding zinc finger protein 239-like, translating into MFAPKLEKSSKEETEEFPSCAADQGSVKEEDSGSQNKVTPQRSQDKDAQPKQRNKSKRKTSATEQSVQQQSQAGVKAKPHTCDQCGKAFTLKSDLTRHQRIHSGEKPFSCDQCGKSFNHNSNLISHKLVHTGVKQFECDECGKAFAQKRNLKLHQLVHSGEQPHTCDECGKAFTQKITLIRHQRIHRKSKPYRCEECGKTFRQSGDLSKHVLIHRGIKAYRCDHCGKAFTQSSQSLSHMKTHSRTELYRCDHCGKVYKQKKSLTEHLRSHTGHEVCPCDQCDKVFTTYTDLKRHQSSHSSERPHKCDTCGKSYKDKSHLNHHQRVHENNSFRCDECGKTFRTSSVLHSHLCVDGDMEQESSSDPSDTRMVTTPSGSSVGLKNPEIR; encoded by the coding sequence gactctggaagccagaacaaagtgacacctcaacgctcTCAGGACAAAGATGCTCAGccaaaacagagaaacaaatctaagagaaaaacttcagccACAGAGCAAAgcgttcaacagcagagccaagcaggagttaaagctaaaccacatacatgtgaccagtgtggaaaggccTTTACCTTAAAATCAGACCTCACtagacatcaaagaatccattcagGAGAAAAACCGTTcagctgtgaccagtgtggaaagtCTTTTAACCACAATTCTAACTTAATAAGTCACAAACTTgttcatactggagttaaaCAGTTTGAATGTGacgagtgtggaaaagcttttgctCAGAAACGCAACCTGAAACTCCATCAGCTTGTTCACAGTGGAGAGCAACCTCAcacgtgtgatgaatgtggGAAGGCCTTTACTCAGAAAATCACTTTAATACGCCATCAACGTATCCACAGAAAATCTAAACCATACAGATGTGaggaatgtggaaagacttttcgTCAATCTGGAGACCTCAGTAAACATGTACTCATTCACCGTGGAATCAAAGCGTACAGATGTGATCATTGTGGAAAGGCTTTTACACAAAGTTCACAATCATTGAGTCACATGAAGACTCATtccagaacagagttgtatcgctgtgaccactgtgggaaagtatataaacagaaaaaaagcctcactgaacacctgagatctcacactggacatgaagtgtgtccctgtgaccagtgtgacaaagtttttacaacatatacaGATTTAAAACGTCACCAAagcagccactcatcagaaagacctcataaatgtgacacatgtggaaaatcttacaaggaCAAATCTCATCTTAATcaccaccaacgagttcatgagaataATTCTTTCAGATGTGACGAGTGTGGGAAGACTTTCAgaacttcatctgttctccactcacatctctgtgtggatggagacatggagcaggaatcatcttcagatcccagcgacacacggatggtgacgacaccttctggttccagtgttggactgaagaacccagagatcagg